In Humulus lupulus chromosome 6, drHumLupu1.1, whole genome shotgun sequence, a single genomic region encodes these proteins:
- the LOC133785608 gene encoding uncharacterized protein LOC133785608: MVLYAQRKFIIERNYVLSDHRPFGVLTMLQDRQWTCSLVKFTGFVDRIVKEFYANLTNEIIEPKSPLYNKVFVRGHWFSFSPQDIALALHLPLDVEDDDVASLDKDMVITELVGQKMLWPSNTVISVSNLTYTYAVLHKFATTNWKPTSPIATISFDMASFLYKVGIGLSIHLALVIHDKIIGFRKGNRKNLNLPFPQVIYKVLSMQKKGLQRDQEDLVAPTTAASYKASAPPTEATAAPSSKKVKPQSLKIASDDIPHASSSVATDSGLVATEIVAVRASVDSLTARVMSIEGLQRSVLEAVQSLSKDPVV, translated from the coding sequence ATGGTTCTATATGCTCAAAGGAAATTCATCATTGAAAGAAATTATGTCTTGAGTGATCATCGTCCTTTTGGTGTGCTAACAATGCTTCAAGATCGACAATGGACATGTTCTTTGGTTAAATTTACtggttttgtggatagaatagtcaaggaattctatgccaatcttACTAATGAAATTATTGAACCTAAATCTCCTCTGTATAATAAAGTGTTTGTTAGGGGCCAttggttctctttttctcctcaaGACATTGCCCTTGCTTTGCATCTTCCCCTTGATGTCGAGGATGATGATGTTGCCTCTCTTGACAAGGACATGGTTATTACTGAATTGGTAGGGCAAAAAATGTTATGGCCATCTAATACAGTCATCTCGGTCTCCAATCTCACCTACACTTATGCTGTCCTCCATAAGTTTGCCACAACAAATTGGAAGCCCACTTCTCCCATCGCCACTATCTCTTTTGATATGGCATCATTTTTGTACAAGGTGGGGATCGGTCTTAGTATACATTTGGCTTTGGTTATTCATGATAAAATCATTGGGTTTCGCAAAGGTAATAGGAAAAACTTGAATCTTCCTTTTCCTCaagttatttataaagtgttgagtaTGCAGAAAAAAGGTCTCCAACGTGATCAAGAAGATTTGGTGGCACCCACTACTGCTGCTTCCTACAAGGCCTCTGCTCCTCCTACTGAAGCCACTGCTGCTCCATCCTCCAAGAAAGTCAAGCCCCAATCTCTGAAGATTGCCTCGGATGACATTCCTCATGCCTCCTCCTCTGTTGCCACAGATTCAGGACTTGTTGCAACAGAAATAGTTGCTGTTCGAGCCTCTGTTGATTCTTTGACTGCTCGAGTGATGTCAATTGAAGGACTGCAACGTTCTGTGTTGGAGGCTGTTCAATCTCTATCCAAAGATCCAGTTGTTTAA